The genomic interval TCAAAAATAAATGCTGGTTTGTGCATTGATTCATAAATTTTCTGCCAATCGTATGTAGTAAATTCATCCCATTCAGTTAACACAGCAACTGCGTGAGCATCTTTACATGCCTCATATGCATTTTCAAATATTTTTAAGGCATCAAGATTTTCTTCTTTGGTTCTAGTTTCTAAATAATCCAAATCACTTAACATTTTACTTTTTGAAACTTTTGGATCATAAACAGAAATTTTAGCCTGTTCATTTATCAAATCATCTGCAACATATATCGCAGCCGATTCTCTTGTATCATTTGTATCTTTTTTGAAAGCCCAGCCTAAAAAAGCAATTTTTTTATCAGCAACTGTATTGTATAATGTTTGAACAATCTTATTTGAGAATCTTCTCTTTTGGTGATCATTCATAATTATAACCTGCTCCCAGTAATCTGCAACCTCATTTAAGCCGTATGTTTTAGCAATATAAACCAAGTTTAAAATATCTTTTTGAAAACAAGACCCTCCAAAACCTACTGATGCTTTTAAAAACTTAGGACCAATTCTACTATCCATTCCGATAGCTTTAGCAACTTCATTTACATCTGCTCCTGTTTTTTCACACAACTCAGACATTGCATTGATTGACGAAATTCGCTGTGCTAAAAATGCGTTAGCAGTTAACTTTGATAATTCAGAAGACCAAACATTTGTTGTTAAAATTTTATCTTTACTTACCCAATTTGCATACACATTTACTAAAGCATTAATTGCTTCTTCACCTTCAGGTGTTGTATCGCCACCGATTAAAATTCTGTCAGGAGCTAATAAATCTGTAACAGCAGTTCCTTCAGCTAAAAATTCAGGGTTCGATAAAATTTGAAACTGAACTCCATTTCCGGTATTATCTAAAATACTTTTTATGGCTTCTGCCGTTCTAACTGGCAAAGTCGATTTTTCGACTACAATTTTATTTTGTTTGGCAACTTTTGCAATTTGTCTGGCACATAATTCAATATATTTTAGGTCTGCAGCCATACCTTTACCTTTACCATAAGTTTTAGTTGGGGTATTTACTGAGATAAAAATTATTTGTGCTTCATCAATTGCTTTTTCAACGTCTGTTGAAAAAAACAGGTTTCTTCCTCTGGCTTCTGCCACAATTTCAGAAAGACCTGGCTCATAAATAGGAATATTATCAGTATTTGGATCATTCCAATCTTTAATTCTTTGTTCGTTCAAATCTACGACTGTAACCTGAATATGCGGGCATTTTTGCGCTATAACTGCCATTGTAGGACCTCCAACATAACCAGCACCAATGCAGCAAATTTTTGTAATTTCCATTTACTATAATTATTATCTTTTATTTTACTTCAAATTATTCCAATACCAGCTA from Flavobacterium sp. carries:
- a CDS encoding UDP-glucose 6-dehydrogenase; the encoded protein is MEITKICCIGAGYVGGPTMAVIAQKCPHIQVTVVDLNEQRIKDWNDPNTDNIPIYEPGLSEIVAEARGRNLFFSTDVEKAIDEAQIIFISVNTPTKTYGKGKGMAADLKYIELCARQIAKVAKQNKIVVEKSTLPVRTAEAIKSILDNTGNGVQFQILSNPEFLAEGTAVTDLLAPDRILIGGDTTPEGEEAINALVNVYANWVSKDKILTTNVWSSELSKLTANAFLAQRISSINAMSELCEKTGADVNEVAKAIGMDSRIGPKFLKASVGFGGSCFQKDILNLVYIAKTYGLNEVADYWEQVIIMNDHQKRRFSNKIVQTLYNTVADKKIAFLGWAFKKDTNDTRESAAIYVADDLINEQAKISVYDPKVSKSKMLSDLDYLETRTKEENLDALKIFENAYEACKDAHAVAVLTEWDEFTTYDWQKIYESMHKPAFIFDGRNILDANKLKSIGFVYNGIGS